One window from the genome of Solea solea chromosome 2, fSolSol10.1, whole genome shotgun sequence encodes:
- the wars2 gene encoding tryptophan--tRNA ligase, mitochondrial: protein MALPVRTNFGHVSRFIRSLNCPQRSLCAGVSRENTDPPKGGRVFSGIQPTGVPHLGNYLGALENWVSLQHQYPSVLYSIVDLHSITQPQDPAQLRSNILDMAASLLACGVDPERAVLFQQSKVSEHAELAWILGCLTSMPRLRHLPQWKMKSKLKSNEGSVGLFTYPVLQAADILLYKSTHVPVGEDQVQHLELAQDLARIFNNRYGDVFPEPRALLSSTRKVKSLRDPSAKMSKSDPQSMATIAVTDSPDDIALKIRRAVTDFTSEVTFDPETRPGVSNLVTIHAAMAMTGVEEAVSQARGLDTGAYKRLVAEAVIHRLTPIREEIQRLRAERAHLEAVLARGNSRAQELAAPVLGEVRQRVGFC, encoded by the exons GACCCGCCAAAGGGTGGGCGCGTATTTTCTGGGATCCAGCCAACTGGTGTGCCCCACCTGGGCAACTACCTGGGTGCCCTGGAGAACTGGGTGTCCCTGCAGCACCAGTATCCGTCAGTGCTCTACAGCATTGTGGACCTGCACTCCATTACCCAGCCCCAGGATCCGGCTCAGCTCAGGAGCAACATACTGGACATGGCGGCGAGTCTGCTGGCCTGTGGCGTCGACCCAGAGCGGGCCGTACTGTTCCAGCAGTCTAAG GTGTCGGAACACGCCGAGCTCGCCTGGATCCTCGGCTGTCTCACCAGCATGCCCCGCCTCCGACACCTCCCACAGTGGAAG aTGAAGAGCAAACTGAAGAGCAACGAAGGCAGCGTCGGTCTCTTCACGTATCCCGTCCTGCAGGCGGCGGATATTCTCCTTTACAA GTCCACTCACGTCCCCGTCGGAGAGGATCAGGTCCAGCATCTGGAGCTGGCCCAGGATCTCGCTCGCATCTTCAACAACCGCTACGGAGACGTGTTCCCCGAGCCTCGCGCCCTGCTGA GTTCGACGCGAAAGGTCAAGTCCCTGCGCGACCCCTCTGCCAAAATGTCCAAGTCCGACCCCCAGTCGATGGCGACCATCGCCGTCACGGACTCCCCCGACGACATCGCCCTCAAAATCCGCCGCGCCGTCACGGACTTCACCTCCGAGGTCACCTTTGACCCGGAGACGCGCCCGGGCGTGTCCAACCTGGTGACCATCCACGCCGCCATGGCAATGACCGGCGTGGAGGAGGCGGTGTCGCAGGCGCGCGGTCTGGACACGGGCGCGTACAAGAGGCTCGTGGCGGAGGCGGTGATCCACAGGCTGACGCCCATCAGGGAGGAGATCCAGAGGCTGAGGGCGGAGCGCGCTCACCTGGAGGCGGTGCTGGCGCGCGGGAACAGCAGGGCTCAGGAACTGGCCGCGCCGGTGCTCGGCGAGGTGCGACAGCGGGTGGGATTCTGCTGA